The Balneolaceae bacterium genome segment GAGGCGGCCGCCAGTCCGAAAGCCAGGGCCACCGTCGCCGCCACGAAGCCGGGTGGATTGATGCCGAAGTAGCCGGCCACCAGCACCGCGAAACCCGCGGCGATGCGCGCCCAGATCAGTTCGGCCTTCTCGGTGATGTTGGGACGTATCTGCTTCTTGATAAGGTCGTGGGAGATGCTGGTTGAGATGACCAGCAGCAGGCCCGCCGCCGTGGAGAGGGCCGCGGCCAGTCCCCCGGCGGCCACCAGGGCGATCACCCAGTTGGGGAGGCCGGCAATTTCGGGGTTGGCAAGCACCATAATATCCTGGTCGATCTGCAGCTCGTTGCGGCCCGGATCGGGCAGATACTGAATCCGCCCGTCCTCGTTCTTGTCCTCGAACGCTATGAGGCCGGTCGTCTCCCAGTTGTCAAACCACTGCGGCACCTCGCTGTACTGCTCCTCGGAGACCGTCTCGATGAGGTTTACCCGCGCGAAGGCGGCGATGGCTGGGGCGGTAGTGTAGAGGATGGCGATGAAAAGCAGGGCGTAGCCCACCGACTTGCGGGCGTCGCGTACCTTCGGCACGGTAAAAAAGCGCACGATCACGTGGGGGAGGCCGGCCGTGCCCACCATCAGGGCAAAGGTGATGGCAAAGACGTCGATGGTGGACTTGGTGCCGGAGGTGTACTCGGCAAAGCCCAGCTCGTTGTGGAGCTGGTTGAGCTTCTCCAGCAGGTAGGTGCCCGAGCCGTCGGCCAGCGTGCTGCCGAAACCGGCCTGTGGCAGCCATACGCCGGTAAGCTGAATGGAGATGAAAATAGCGGGCACCATGTAGGCAAAGATGAGAATGCAGTACTGGGCCACCTGGGTGTAGGTGATGCCCTTCATGCCGCCCAGCACGGCGTAGAAGAAGACGATGCCCATGCCGATGAAGACCCCGAGATTGATAGGCACCTCCAGGAAACGTGCGAAGACCACCCCCACCCCGCGCATCTGTCCGGCCACATAGGTAAAGGAGACGATCACCGCGCAGATCACCGCCACGGTACGCGCCCAGTTGGAGTAGTAGCGGTCACCGATGAAATCGGGTACGGTGAACTTGCCGAACTTGCGCAGGTAGGGCGCAAGCAGCATGGCCAGCAGCACATAGCCGCCGGTCCACCCCATAAGGTACACCGCCCCGTCGTAGCCCATAAAGGCGATGAGTCCGGCCATGGAAATGAAGGAGGCGGCCGACATCCAGTCGGCCGCGGTGGCCATGCCGTTGGCTAGGGGAGGCACGCGGCTGCCCGCGATGTAAAAGTCGCTCGTGGAGCCGGCCCGCGACCAGATGGCGATGCCGATGTAGAGCGCAAAGGTCAGTCCCACCAGCAGGTAGGTCCACGTCTGTATGCCCATAAGTACCGTAGCTATAGGTTATGCGGTGCCGGGGTGCCGGGTGCCGGGTGCCGGGCGACCTCCGGATTCCGGTCGGGGTCCTACTCCTCGTGCACCCCGAAGCGGCGGTCCAGCCGGTTCATCAGCCAGACGTAGACAAAAATAAGGACCACGAACACGTAGATGGAGCCCTGCTGGGCGAACCAGAAACCCAGCTTGAAGCCTGCCACCTGGATCTCGTTGAGCTGCTCGACCAGCAGGATGCCGAATACGTAGGAGACCAGGAACCAGACGGCCAGCAACGAGCCCACATAACGCAGATTGGCGCGCCAGTAAGCCTTTCTGTTTTTACGTTCCATCCCTGGGTGTCTGTATGCCTTCGGTTTAGGTTCCCCCCGAACTAAAATAAATTTCGGTAATAATCAACTGAGAGCACGCCGCCGGACGGCTATAGTTTCCACTTGCGCTTGAAGCAGTGGTGCAGCCGGCTCAGGATGCGTGATTTCCTGGTGCGTACATTGGCCCCGCTCAGGTTGAAAAGCCTGCTGACCTCCTTGGTGCTGGCGTCGGGCTTTTCAATGAAATACTCGATCAGCTCACGGGACTCCTCCTCTAGCTCCTCAAGGCACTCCTTCAGGATGCGCTGGCGGTCCTCATCCATCAGGTTCTCCACTTGCTGGGCCGGCGTGGTGAGGTGTTCCGACTTCTCCTCCTCCGGAGAAGTAAAGCGGTGCTGTTCCTTGTAGAAACGCATGTATTCGTTGCGGCAGGCCTGGATGAGATAGCTGAAGATGTACTTCTCCCTGCGGATATTGCCCTGCAGAATCTGCTCATAGACGTTGAAAAAGGCCTGCTGTATGCACTCTTCGGCATCCCTGGGATCGGCATCCATGGTGACCTCCAGGTAGTCCTTCAGCCGGGGAAGAAGCTCTTCGAGCAGCTCGTTGGCCTGTCCATCCTTGTGCTGTTTCAGGGCCGCGACCAGTTCCGAATAATCAAGTCTGGAGGTACTCAATGGTTATCAGCCAATTTATGTGGATGGGCCCCTTCCTCCCTACCATTTGAGAAATCGGAACCATTTAACGTCCTCGGAAAATATATAATTATTGACCGACCATACCAAGGTATTCGATGATAAGAATCATGAAAGAGTATAAAATATTGCCTTATGGAGATGCATAAGTATTAGGGCTAGATTATTTTAAATAATTAACTTACCATGCATACTGTACCGTCTCCCGGGAACCGATATGCTCCTGGGTATTCATCTTAACCATACAGGCAACTATATATTTATATATAGGGATTTGTTACAAATTAAATTTTTGGGTCCATGTTCTAAAAAACCTGATTTTTTTTGTAACAATTGCCCTTGAAAATACTCTTGTAGTCGAGAAGGGGTTTAAAAAATGGCCAGAATGGGTACCGGCCTGCGGCGAACATCGCCGATCCTTCCCTTCGCACAAGTTTACCTTAAGAACAACCAAACAACTAACCAAAACCTACACAGGTACCTACCATGAAAGCTCTGACAACCAAGATCCTTTCCATCGTCTTCATCTTCGCCCTCATCTCCGGGTGCGCGTCCGTAACCGACGCCGGACTCCAGGATGCCAACGGTGACCTTTCCAGCGACGCCAATATCGAGGCTCCGAACCCCGATGCTTTCGGTGACGCCGAGGTGAAGCCTATCATCATAAAGCCAGAAGGCGAATAGTCTATAATATTCATCGATGGATAATCCATTTTTTAAATCAAAGAGGAATAGCCTTATGAAATCCCTGACCACCAAACTTCTTTCCGTCCTGTTCATCTTCGCCCTTATCTCCGGATGCGCGTCCGTAACCGACGCCGGACTCCAGGATGCCAACGACGACCTTTCCAGCGACGCCAATATCGAGGCTCCGAACCCCGATGCTTTCGGTGACGCTGAGGTGAAGCCCATTATCATAAAGCCGGAAGGCGAGTAACGGCTGACTGGGTTATTCGTCTATCTTAGATCCCGGACTCTAGCTCCGGGACATCAATTCCGCTGACCACTGGCGACGGGAATACGCCCGGCGTCAATACGTTGTACGGCTGCTGTCCTGCCCCCTATTCCTATGGGTATTGGCAGCGCTTTGTGTTATCATGATCCTCTCTTATGGATTCAAGCCGTTTGCCATACCGGTTCCTTCTACGGCTGATGGGAGCCGTTCTCATCCTGGGCACAGCGTATCCCTGCCACCCTGTCCACGCCATGCAGAACCAGGACGCGGAAATTCTTCAGCAGTCCCGCGAACAGGCACGCAATTACATTGCCAACATCCGTCAGGAGCGCAATCTTGAACAAAACCTCTGGGCGCTTGCCGCTCTTGCCGACGCCAGCGGAGAAATCAATTCCTACATCGGTAGTTACCTCTCCTCCGATTCGATTAAAAATCCCCTTCTCGCATCCTTTCGGGACACCTCCCTGAGTTACGGCGAACGGCTGCGCGATACGGCTATCCAGCAGAAGTCACCTGCCCTGCTGCTCGCCTATTTCCTGGCAGAAAGCGACTCCCTCCAAAAAGAAACGGTCTATTCGGAGTTTCCCTTCCAAAGTATTTCGGGCAATACAAATTACCGCCGTCTGGCCAGGTCCCTGCTGAGACGATACCCCGATCACCCGAGAAATCCTGTCTCCGAATAATCTCACCCTTTCACACTTTCTGCTCATCTACTATTCCGCCGGGCGGAGCATTCTTCCAGCCGAGTACCTGGAAGCCGTGGCCTCTGTCTCCCCGGGAGAGGATAAGGAGGGATCCAGTCTGCCGCATACCCTAAATGTGATGACGGTCTTCCAGGCTGATTACCGCCTCAGCAACTACTCCACAGCACAGGAATATTACGCCTTGTTATCGGATGTCTCCCACTTTCCCAATTCCAGGTTCAAGATGTACCTGTTCAATTTCCTTGACTTTTCGCTCTATCAGTCGGGGAACACCGACCTCAGCCTGGAAGCCATGCGAAACTACACGATCCCTTTGTCTTCCTTTCTGGGACGGCCTGATCTGCAGCTGGGCATGAATCATCAACCGCGGCGGCTATCTCTACGAAATCGGCAAGATGCAGGAGGCACAGGAGGTCTACCAGCAAGTCGTTCAGAGCGCCGATGAGCTGGGCTATGCCGTCCCCCAGTCCATCCTATACAATAATCTGGCGGTCACCTATAAAAAAATGGGGGATTTTGACCAGTACCTGGAGCTGCAGTTCCAGGCCCTGAACAGCATCGAGGAGGGCGAGGATTACGAAAATCACTTCAGAATCCTGGAGAACCTCTTCATCCACTACCGCAACACGCGAAACTTCGATTCGGCCCTCAACTACCTGGCGGAGGCGCGCCAGCTGGCTGCCGACCACGGGGCCATGGACGATCTGGCCTGGGTGAACCTCTACACCGGCATGGCCTACCGCGACTACCAGGAAAACTACGCGATGGCCGAAGCCTACATGGATTCGGCCTCACGGCAGGTAAACGCCGGCGAAAACTACGACCGGAAGCAAACCATCTATGCCGAGCGCGGCCATCTCTATATGGATCAGGGGCACTACGACCGGGCCCTGGCCATGCAGGACAGTATTCTGTATGAAGCGCGCCTGGCAGGTAACCAGTCCGACCTGCTGGAGGCCTATATCACCAAGGCGCGTATCTACCTGGAGCTGGATGATCCGGACGAGGCCGGACGTTTTGTGGCGAGGTTTGATACCATGGACCTCTCCACGCTGCGATTTGAGCAGATCGTGGAGGCCCGAACCACAAAGTCCCGCCACCTCTACGAAACCGGGCGAACGGATGAAGCCTATGCCCTCCTCCAGCCTACCATGGATCAGCTGGTGGACTGGGTGCGGGGGAGCACCGAGCTACAGACCGGTTACTGGAACCTGGCCCCGGAATTCAGCGATGCATTTCAGCTTGTGGCCGACCTGCTGATCGAGACCGGCAGGCAGGGCGAGGCGGTGGAGGTGCTGGACCAGCTCAAGTCCATCAACGACGCCAGCCTCTACCAGAATCCCTTGGTGCGTTCCAGCATCCTCTCCGAAAGCGAGCTTACCGAATACAAGCAGCTCACGACACAACTGGACGGGCTCCGCCGTTCCCTGCTGGCTGCCGCCGACAGCAACCGCGCCGGTATCCAGCAGCGCATCGACGAGCTGGCCGCTCAGAAGCAGCGCCTGGACCGGCGCCTCTCCACGGTGACCAACCACGATCCGGTTTCTGTGAGGTTTGTACAGTCGCGGCTTAGCGCCCGCGAGCAGGTGCTGCACATCACCGAACTGGAGGACCGCTACTACATCGCCCGGATCACCCGAAGGGACGTCGCCTTCCGCACCGTACCGCTGGACTCGGTCAACCGCGCCCTCTTCCAAGAGTCGGTGGAGCAGATCGCCAACAAGAACACCGACCTGCTGAACCTCCACCGCATTTCGGAGCTGATGGGTTTTGACGAGCTGGATCCCTCCATGGAGAGGGTCACCGTCATACCCGACAGCTACCTCTACCAGATTCCCCTGGACATTATGCCGGTAACACGGCCCGAATACTCCTACAGTTACGGGAGCGCCAG includes the following:
- a CDS encoding sigma-70 family RNA polymerase sigma factor; protein product: MSTSRLDYSELVAALKQHKDGQANELLEELLPRLKDYLEVTMDADPRDAEECIQQAFFNVYEQILQGNIRREKYIFSYLIQACRNEYMRFYKEQHRFTSPEEEKSEHLTTPAQQVENLMDEDRQRILKECLEELEEESRELIEYFIEKPDASTKEVSRLFNLSGANVRTRKSRILSRLHHCFKRKWKL
- a CDS encoding sodium:solute symporter family protein, encoding MGIQTWTYLLVGLTFALYIGIAIWSRAGSTSDFYIAGSRVPPLANGMATAADWMSAASFISMAGLIAFMGYDGAVYLMGWTGGYVLLAMLLAPYLRKFGKFTVPDFIGDRYYSNWARTVAVICAVIVSFTYVAGQMRGVGVVFARFLEVPINLGVFIGMGIVFFYAVLGGMKGITYTQVAQYCILIFAYMVPAIFISIQLTGVWLPQAGFGSTLADGSGTYLLEKLNQLHNELGFAEYTSGTKSTIDVFAITFALMVGTAGLPHVIVRFFTVPKVRDARKSVGYALLFIAILYTTAPAIAAFARVNLIETVSEEQYSEVPQWFDNWETTGLIAFEDKNEDGRIQYLPDPGRNELQIDQDIMVLANPEIAGLPNWVIALVAAGGLAAALSTAAGLLLVISTSISHDLIKKQIRPNITEKAELIWARIAAGFAVLVAGYFGINPPGFVAATVALAFGLAAASFFPAIILGIFDKRMNREGAISGMVVGILLMLFYMIKYKLGGFGGGTEADWWWGISPEGFGTVAMCVNLAVALTVSRMTARPPEEIRELVETIRYPAEAVEQPEDPT
- a CDS encoding DUF4212 domain-containing protein, whose translation is MERKNRKAYWRANLRYVGSLLAVWFLVSYVFGILLVEQLNEIQVAGFKLGFWFAQQGSIYVFVVLIFVYVWLMNRLDRRFGVHEE
- a CDS encoding CHAT domain-containing protein, with translation MQEAQEVYQQVVQSADELGYAVPQSILYNNLAVTYKKMGDFDQYLELQFQALNSIEEGEDYENHFRILENLFIHYRNTRNFDSALNYLAEARQLAADHGAMDDLAWVNLYTGMAYRDYQENYAMAEAYMDSASRQVNAGENYDRKQTIYAERGHLYMDQGHYDRALAMQDSILYEARLAGNQSDLLEAYITKARIYLELDDPDEAGRFVARFDTMDLSTLRFEQIVEARTTKSRHLYETGRTDEAYALLQPTMDQLVDWVRGSTELQTGYWNLAPEFSDAFQLVADLLIETGRQGEAVEVLDQLKSINDASLYQNPLVRSSILSESELTEYKQLTTQLDGLRRSLLAAADSNRAGIQQRIDELAAQKQRLDRRLSTVTNHDPVSVRFVQSRLSAREQVLHITELEDRYYIARITRRDVAFRTVPLDSVNRALFQESVEQIANKNTDLLNLHRISELMGFDELDPSMERVTVIPDSYLYQIPLDIMPVTRPEYSYSYGSASYLVEEVEVRYLTSLNDYRKSDRQATASSRRTGYAGYGISTFENYRDRGLVSLPYARREVENIGGALTNLASRSVYLDSASTEERFKATAPHARILHLATHSQVSDRDPLFSRIFMSRTDTVSGEEQFPGQIFAYELFELNLNNELIMLNSCESGSGGYLQGSGVMGISRALRYAGAQTLVLNLWSVNDMMASDFALQFYKGLNRGMSKPEALRQAKLHFLRNKNANPHFWGPYMMIGDSEPAIRPYEQWNYVVAGSFMLYFLLFVGGSLYYRRRNAFSRSSS